A genomic window from Bdellovibrio sp. SKB1291214 includes:
- a CDS encoding DUF3341 domain-containing protein — MGKKGDKVVFGIFKSRSDLESCVENLKMESFRNEDISVLMPSKGDTQTFAHQKDTKAPEGATAGGGAGALLGGALGWLVGAGMIATIPALGPLVAAGPIMSALAGAGVGGAVGGLVGALVGMGIPEYEAKRYEAMVKDGGMLLSVHVDDSEWSDKAKEILRRNGAMDISSSSEVGPSRTDMDHEIRP; from the coding sequence ATGGGTAAAAAAGGCGACAAAGTGGTATTCGGTATTTTTAAATCAAGAAGCGATCTTGAAAGCTGTGTAGAAAACTTAAAGATGGAAAGCTTCCGTAATGAAGACATCTCGGTCTTGATGCCTTCTAAAGGCGATACTCAAACATTTGCTCACCAAAAAGACACAAAAGCTCCAGAAGGCGCCACAGCTGGCGGTGGTGCTGGTGCATTGTTAGGTGGTGCCTTGGGTTGGCTTGTCGGCGCCGGTATGATTGCTACGATTCCTGCTTTGGGTCCGTTGGTAGCAGCCGGTCCTATCATGAGTGCGCTAGCGGGCGCTGGTGTTGGTGGTGCTGTCGGTGGTCTGGTGGGCGCGTTGGTTGGAATGGGCATTCCCGAGTACGAAGCCAAACGCTATGAAGCCATGGTCAAAGACGGCGGTATGCTGTTGTCTGTTCACGTGGATGACAGTGAGTGGAGTGATAAAGCGAAAGAAATTCTTCGCAGAAACGGTGCGATGGATATCTCATCCAGCTCCGAAGTCGGTCCTTCACGCACAGACATGGATCACGAAATCCGTCCTTAA
- a CDS encoding anion permease has protein sequence MNKDQEMNYKAWLAVLILGGLIWITPPPEGLKEGAWQLFAIFISAIFGIVIKAATMGSISMISMALVAALQLRAPGDISQSVKLALSGFGNGTIWMITIAFFISRGFIKTGLGRRIAYWFIVKLGGTPLGIAYGLTFSDLVLAPATPSNTARAGGILMPIMKSIAMGFGSDPADPKTHRRMGAYLTLNSYYANLLGAAMFITGTASNSMCQKFAKDLGVEISWGGWAMAALVPGVVSLALTPWLLFKIYPPELRDTKSVQQETKKKLADLGAVTRNEWLMVLAFVMLLVMWIFGPQLKIDATVGAMVGLSFLLLSGVLTWEDVKGEKGAWDTMVWFSALVMMAEGLNQLGFVSWFSGLVKAELGLLPWYWAFPAVVLVYFYTRYLFASATAHVAAMYSAMLAVAIAVGIEGKLAALMLGFAGSLSGVLTHYAHGPAPILYGVGYVDLKDWWKIGFIFSIVYIIIWMGLGAAWWKVLGIY, from the coding sequence ATGAATAAAGATCAGGAAATGAACTACAAGGCCTGGCTGGCGGTTTTAATTTTAGGCGGATTGATTTGGATCACTCCCCCACCTGAAGGCCTTAAAGAGGGCGCTTGGCAGCTTTTTGCGATCTTTATCTCTGCGATCTTTGGAATCGTCATCAAAGCGGCGACCATGGGAAGTATTTCGATGATTTCCATGGCTTTGGTGGCAGCATTGCAATTGCGTGCTCCCGGTGACATTTCTCAATCCGTGAAGCTTGCTTTGAGTGGTTTTGGAAACGGTACGATTTGGATGATCACCATTGCGTTTTTTATTTCCCGGGGTTTTATCAAAACGGGCCTGGGCCGTCGTATCGCTTATTGGTTTATCGTAAAACTTGGTGGAACTCCTCTGGGTATTGCTTATGGTCTGACATTTTCTGATTTGGTGCTCGCACCCGCAACGCCCAGTAATACCGCTCGCGCTGGGGGAATTTTGATGCCAATTATGAAATCCATCGCCATGGGTTTTGGTTCTGATCCTGCGGATCCAAAAACTCACCGCCGAATGGGCGCCTACCTAACATTGAATTCGTACTATGCGAATTTGTTGGGCGCTGCGATGTTTATCACTGGCACCGCTTCGAACTCCATGTGCCAAAAGTTTGCAAAGGACTTAGGAGTGGAAATTTCTTGGGGCGGCTGGGCTATGGCGGCACTAGTTCCAGGGGTTGTTTCACTCGCACTAACTCCGTGGCTCTTGTTTAAAATCTATCCTCCAGAACTAAGGGATACAAAATCAGTTCAACAAGAGACGAAAAAGAAATTGGCCGACTTAGGCGCTGTGACTCGTAACGAATGGTTAATGGTCCTAGCTTTCGTCATGCTTTTAGTGATGTGGATCTTTGGACCCCAGCTTAAAATCGATGCCACTGTTGGAGCGATGGTTGGTCTTTCGTTCTTACTGTTAAGCGGAGTTTTAACTTGGGAAGATGTTAAAGGCGAAAAAGGCGCCTGGGACACCATGGTTTGGTTTTCAGCCTTGGTGATGATGGCCGAGGGGCTTAATCAATTGGGCTTTGTCAGCTGGTTCAGCGGCCTTGTCAAAGCGGAACTAGGGTTGCTGCCGTGGTATTGGGCCTTCCCAGCTGTTGTCTTGGTTTATTTCTACACTCGATATTTATTCGCAAGTGCCACGGCTCACGTGGCAGCGATGTATTCAGCTATGCTTGCTGTAGCGATTGCTGTCGGCATAGAAGGCAAGCTTGCGGCTTTGATGTTGGGTTTTGCAGGATCACTTTCAGGAGTCCTAACTCACTATGCGCATGGCCCTGCCCCTATTTTATATGGTGTGGGTTACGTCGACTTAAAAGATTGGTGGAAGATCGGATTTATTTTCTCGATCGTTTATATCATCATCTGGATGGGACTTGGGGCCGCTTGGTGGAAAGTCTTAGGAATCTATTAA
- a CDS encoding terminase small subunit, with translation MYHLLMRIRQVGFSSRLKAHRKLLTLETLKFIVEYLRDGNARMAAFRSGVPENYASRQGAWLKKHPIVKAALEAEVDERDALRLQKALAEIDRQMDICKDILGLQDF, from the coding sequence ATGTACCATTTGCTTATGCGCATTCGACAAGTTGGATTTTCATCACGATTAAAAGCCCACCGAAAACTTCTTACGTTAGAGACTTTAAAGTTTATCGTAGAGTACCTTCGAGATGGAAATGCACGAATGGCAGCGTTTCGCTCCGGGGTGCCTGAAAACTATGCTTCAAGACAGGGAGCCTGGCTTAAAAAACATCCCATAGTGAAAGCTGCACTTGAAGCGGAAGTGGATGAAAGAGATGCTTTACGCCTGCAAAAAGCTCTCGCGGAAATTGATCGGCAGATGGATATTTGCAAAGATATTTTAGGACTACAGGATTTTTAA
- the pgsA gene encoding CDP-diacylglycerol--glycerol-3-phosphate 3-phosphatidyltransferase, giving the protein MAVTEWQKNLPMRITMSRIFMVPLVVGAMYPDKLSWNIVAAVLFMLASITDYFDGYYARKYGAVSNFGKFMDPIADKILVTSILAMLLALGKIDAWMVIIILARDNFIGGIRSVAAADQIIIDAKPAGKWKTAMQMVAIPIVIIGNIDQYVPYLDKVGYGVLWVSVILSITSGIEYYYGYMKSKKRS; this is encoded by the coding sequence ATGGCCGTTACCGAGTGGCAAAAAAATCTTCCAATGAGAATCACCATGAGTCGCATCTTTATGGTGCCCCTTGTGGTGGGAGCCATGTACCCCGACAAGTTGTCTTGGAATATCGTCGCTGCCGTGCTTTTCATGCTCGCTTCCATTACAGATTATTTCGACGGTTATTACGCCCGCAAATATGGTGCAGTCAGCAATTTCGGGAAGTTCATGGACCCCATTGCTGACAAAATTTTAGTCACCTCGATCCTGGCGATGTTGCTTGCTTTGGGTAAAATCGATGCTTGGATGGTGATCATCATCCTGGCCCGCGACAATTTTATCGGGGGTATCCGCTCAGTTGCTGCGGCTGATCAAATCATTATTGACGCAAAGCCGGCTGGAAAGTGGAAGACCGCCATGCAAATGGTGGCCATTCCCATTGTAATTATTGGAAATATTGACCAATACGTGCCCTATTTGGACAAAGTTGGCTACGGAGTCTTGTGGGTAAGCGTCATTTTGAGTATAACTAGCGGTATTGAATACTACTATGGATACATGAAGAGCAAAAAGCGCTCTTAA
- a CDS encoding acyl-CoA thioesterase: MFIHRHKVQFYETDLMGIVHHSNYLRFFEEARVAWAIDKGLIDYQKPESASYFAVYETQVKHLKPTFFGDDLEIEVQARVELSRLIFQYRMRGRGGSTCSVAQTVHVALDKDLKLMRLPAGIKAAVEKESWTETWL; encoded by the coding sequence ATGTTTATTCATCGTCATAAAGTGCAGTTTTACGAAACAGACCTCATGGGGATTGTCCATCACTCCAATTACTTGCGTTTCTTTGAGGAAGCGCGTGTGGCATGGGCTATTGACAAGGGATTGATTGATTACCAAAAACCGGAATCTGCTAGTTATTTTGCCGTTTATGAAACTCAGGTTAAGCATTTGAAGCCGACTTTCTTTGGCGATGATTTGGAAATTGAAGTGCAAGCAAGAGTCGAGCTGAGTCGCTTGATTTTTCAATACCGCATGCGTGGACGTGGGGGCTCGACTTGTTCTGTTGCTCAGACAGTTCACGTGGCCTTGGATAAAGATTTAAAATTGATGAGATTACCGGCCGGGATCAAGGCCGCAGTGGAGAAAGAATCATGGACAGAAACCTGGCTTTAG
- the glpX gene encoding class II fructose-bisphosphatase, producing the protein MDRNLALEFVRVTEAAALESARWMGRGDEKAADAAAVDAMRKAFDVLRMDGTVVIGEGERDEAPMLYIGEKVGTKTDDAPALDIALDPLEGTTICATGGPGSISVIAVAEKGKFLHAPDTYMDKIACGPGAKGKIDIDKTPTENVEAVAKALGKKVSDMTVVILNRPRHKELIDEVRKTGARIQLIGDGDVSAAVSAAWPDSGIDLLIGIGGAPEGVISAAAMQCLGGDFQGRLKWRNDEEKARASKMGLKDLDKKFTCDELASGSVMFVATGITDGSLLKGVRFLPDGKAKSHSIVMRSQTGTIRTIESFHDFTWKKNKKS; encoded by the coding sequence ATGGACAGAAACCTGGCTTTAGAATTTGTACGTGTGACCGAAGCAGCAGCCTTAGAATCCGCTCGTTGGATGGGAAGAGGCGATGAAAAAGCCGCTGATGCAGCTGCCGTGGATGCCATGAGAAAGGCTTTTGACGTTCTTCGTATGGACGGCACTGTGGTGATCGGCGAAGGGGAGCGCGATGAAGCTCCGATGCTTTATATCGGTGAAAAAGTCGGGACTAAAACGGACGATGCTCCAGCTTTGGATATCGCCTTGGATCCGTTAGAAGGCACCACGATTTGTGCGACGGGTGGGCCGGGTTCTATCTCCGTGATTGCAGTGGCTGAAAAGGGTAAGTTCTTGCATGCGCCGGATACTTACATGGATAAAATCGCCTGTGGTCCCGGTGCCAAGGGCAAAATCGATATCGATAAAACTCCGACCGAAAACGTCGAAGCTGTTGCTAAAGCACTGGGAAAAAAAGTCAGCGACATGACAGTCGTGATCTTGAATCGCCCTCGTCACAAAGAATTGATTGATGAAGTTCGTAAAACAGGTGCACGCATCCAGTTAATCGGTGACGGTGACGTTTCTGCAGCAGTTTCTGCAGCATGGCCTGACTCTGGTATCGATTTGCTGATCGGTATTGGTGGAGCTCCCGAAGGCGTTATTTCTGCTGCAGCGATGCAGTGCTTGGGTGGTGATTTCCAAGGTCGCTTAAAGTGGAGAAATGACGAAGAGAAAGCTCGTGCTTCTAAAATGGGTCTAAAGGATCTGGATAAGAAATTCACCTGTGACGAGCTCGCTAGTGGTTCTGTGATGTTTGTTGCAACGGGTATCACGGATGGATCCTTGTTAAAGGGTGTGCGCTTCCTTCCTGATGGAAAAGCCAAAAGTCACTCGATCGTCATGCGTTCTCAGACAGGCACAATCCGTACCATTGAATCCTTCCACGATTTCACTTGGAAGAAAAACAAGAAATCCTAA
- a CDS encoding sensor histidine kinase produces the protein MKVLSRAVLDNIELDFCRRSKAAAVGFMVVFTILLVKPVATTPSYYLWHQLAAGLAFTCSTIRLFLGLYISREGLKALYRWAPLHSTVIVISSTCLGVVCSMGFWDPQNPDSKIFVTSFLVSAIMAGSATSLSLAPRISAYFLVTVGVMPGLFLAFSNHHGDLPYGVWTIFVFTFVVYVYGNSREFYQSMVTRYETEEALNIEKQNLTLAIQQLENTQDELLDQKSRAEYSAKLASLGEMAGGIAHEINTPLNVILLSAEQQMDLLQDQDLDRQTMKASIEKVQSTTNRIATIVRGLRIFARDGAKDPIESIPVQTLIDNTLSLCYEKFKLANVDLRLPAPTNLILRCRPVQISQVMLNLLNNSFEAIQDLPEKWIAIDVKELADQIEIRITDSGHGIDADIQAEIFRPFYTTKEIGKGTGLGLSISRGLIEAHHGQLYVDVDHPNTSFVIRLPK, from the coding sequence ATGAAAGTGCTAAGCCGGGCCGTACTGGACAATATTGAATTAGATTTTTGCCGCCGCAGTAAAGCGGCCGCAGTCGGCTTTATGGTTGTCTTTACGATTTTGTTGGTAAAACCCGTAGCTACAACTCCATCATATTATCTGTGGCACCAGTTAGCAGCTGGCTTAGCCTTTACTTGCAGCACCATCCGTCTTTTTCTGGGGCTTTATATCAGCCGCGAGGGTTTGAAAGCTCTTTATCGCTGGGCGCCTCTGCATTCGACTGTCATTGTTATCAGCTCTACTTGTTTGGGCGTTGTGTGTTCCATGGGGTTTTGGGATCCTCAAAATCCAGACTCGAAAATATTCGTTACATCATTTCTGGTTAGTGCGATCATGGCTGGTTCTGCCACGTCGCTCTCACTAGCTCCTCGAATTTCCGCTTACTTTTTGGTGACAGTCGGAGTAATGCCGGGTCTGTTTCTTGCCTTTTCCAATCACCACGGAGATTTGCCATACGGTGTGTGGACGATTTTCGTGTTTACGTTTGTGGTCTACGTTTACGGGAACTCCCGTGAATTTTATCAAAGCATGGTCACTCGCTATGAAACTGAAGAGGCTTTAAATATAGAAAAGCAAAATCTGACACTGGCGATTCAACAGCTTGAAAACACGCAAGATGAGTTATTAGATCAAAAATCACGTGCCGAATACTCTGCGAAGCTGGCCTCTTTAGGCGAGATGGCCGGAGGTATTGCTCACGAAATCAATACACCGCTGAATGTGATTTTACTCTCAGCAGAACAGCAGATGGATCTATTGCAGGATCAAGATCTTGATCGTCAAACAATGAAGGCTTCCATCGAAAAGGTTCAATCCACGACGAACCGTATTGCCACGATTGTACGTGGTTTACGTATTTTTGCGCGGGACGGAGCAAAGGATCCCATTGAGTCCATACCCGTGCAGACCTTGATCGATAATACTCTTTCGTTATGTTATGAAAAATTTAAACTGGCGAACGTAGATTTGCGTTTGCCTGCGCCGACAAATTTGATTCTGCGTTGTCGCCCGGTGCAGATATCTCAGGTGATGTTAAATCTTTTGAACAACTCTTTTGAGGCGATTCAAGATCTGCCAGAAAAGTGGATTGCTATTGATGTTAAAGAGTTGGCAGACCAAATTGAAATTCGTATCACCGACAGCGGCCACGGAATTGATGCCGATATCCAAGCTGAGATCTTTAGACCCTTCTATACGACGAAAGAAATCGGCAAGGGGACGGGCTTGGGGCTAAGTATTTCCAGAGGGTTGATTGAAGCTCATCATGGGCAGTTGTACGTGGATGTCGATCATCCCAATACAAGTTTCGTTATTCGTTTACCTAAATAG
- a CDS encoding response regulator — MKHKILIVDDEQDLRDLISYFLTRANYEVALAENGCVGYEKVQTWKPNLVISDIRMPVCDGFELLKRLTDTPENDTPVMFISGYVGGDEEELRKNPHCVGFIPKPVNRAELLEMVKQALPA; from the coding sequence ATGAAGCATAAAATCCTGATCGTTGATGACGAACAAGATCTTCGTGATTTGATTTCCTATTTCCTGACTCGTGCAAATTATGAGGTGGCGCTCGCCGAAAACGGCTGCGTCGGATACGAGAAAGTTCAGACCTGGAAACCTAATCTTGTCATCAGCGATATACGCATGCCTGTCTGCGATGGGTTTGAACTTTTAAAGCGCCTAACAGACACCCCTGAAAACGACACTCCCGTTATGTTCATTTCTGGCTACGTCGGGGGAGATGAAGAAGAACTTCGCAAAAATCCTCACTGCGTGGGGTTCATTCCAAAACCGGTCAACAGAGCCGAACTTTTGGAAATGGTCAAACAAGCCCTGCCTGCCTAG
- a CDS encoding type II toxin-antitoxin system RatA family toxin: MAKASTTEVFNCTPEQFFKIISDYEKYHEFLAEVKQCKVLKTEGNRKLVEYNVSVVKSFKYSLWMTETAPTAITWEFASGDMFKTSVGSWKLQDEAGKTRATYTVEATFNMFVPGPIANALVSVNLPNMMSSYHKRVKQLYGV, encoded by the coding sequence ATGGCAAAAGCATCAACTACCGAAGTTTTCAACTGCACACCTGAGCAATTCTTTAAAATCATCTCTGACTACGAAAAGTATCATGAATTTTTGGCTGAGGTGAAACAATGCAAAGTCCTAAAAACTGAAGGCAATCGCAAATTGGTTGAGTACAACGTGTCGGTTGTAAAATCCTTTAAATATTCATTGTGGATGACGGAAACGGCTCCTACAGCCATCACTTGGGAGTTTGCTTCTGGTGATATGTTTAAAACGTCCGTCGGCTCTTGGAAGCTTCAAGATGAGGCTGGAAAAACTCGCGCCACTTACACGGTTGAAGCGACATTTAACATGTTTGTTCCCGGTCCTATCGCGAATGCCTTGGTAAGTGTGAATTTGCCGAATATGATGAGTTCATACCACAAACGAGTAAAGCAGCTTTATGGCGTCTGA
- a CDS encoding aldehyde dehydrogenase family protein gives MASFSTVNPATGEQLQKFEHVTWDQAELMILNAKKDFEKWRKVSFAERSKVLNNLAASLRKHSDDLALQMNLEMGKLIPEGKAEVEKCAVTCEFYAKEAPAMLANQKSASPYKEAEVSFLPLGVIFSVMPWNFPLWQVIRFAAPALMAGNVVILKHADLTAGVSEKIGKIFKDLTSEYVLLRNCQVDHVVAEKIIGHESVRGVTFTGSTEGGRSVATTAAKNLKKIVLELGGSDAYIILDDADISMAAKACAKTRLQNCGQSCVAGKRFIVVAGALQEFLMAMEHEMKALPLAPLASKRFQDTIVTQVEKLKNWGGKVIFGGTAPQGPGAYYPASMVLFEKNNSEVHHEEVFGPVALVFVAKDAEEALQIANSSPFGLGGGIFTRDLQKGKELVEKEMEAGFVVVNDFVKSDPRVPFGGVKESGYGRELGHFGIMEFVNIKTVGVGAVG, from the coding sequence ATGGCGTCTTTTTCTACGGTCAATCCTGCGACGGGTGAACAACTTCAAAAATTCGAACATGTGACTTGGGATCAAGCTGAATTGATGATCCTGAATGCGAAAAAAGATTTCGAAAAGTGGCGCAAAGTTTCCTTCGCTGAGCGTTCGAAAGTGCTTAATAATCTTGCTGCAAGTCTTCGTAAACACAGTGATGACTTGGCTTTGCAAATGAACCTCGAGATGGGAAAATTAATCCCTGAAGGTAAAGCTGAAGTTGAAAAATGTGCGGTCACTTGTGAGTTCTATGCCAAAGAAGCTCCTGCGATGCTTGCAAATCAGAAAAGCGCATCCCCGTATAAAGAGGCGGAAGTCAGCTTTTTGCCATTGGGTGTGATTTTTAGCGTGATGCCATGGAATTTTCCACTGTGGCAGGTGATTCGTTTTGCAGCTCCGGCGCTCATGGCAGGCAACGTGGTTATTCTTAAGCACGCGGATTTAACGGCGGGTGTTTCTGAAAAAATCGGCAAAATTTTTAAAGACCTGACGTCGGAGTACGTTTTATTGCGCAACTGTCAGGTGGATCATGTTGTCGCTGAAAAGATCATCGGTCACGAATCTGTACGGGGAGTGACTTTCACGGGGAGCACCGAAGGCGGTCGCTCCGTGGCCACAACGGCTGCGAAAAATTTGAAAAAGATTGTTTTAGAATTAGGCGGCAGTGATGCCTATATTATTTTGGACGATGCGGATATTTCGATGGCAGCCAAAGCTTGTGCAAAAACACGCCTGCAAAATTGTGGGCAAAGCTGTGTGGCTGGTAAGCGCTTTATCGTGGTCGCAGGGGCCCTGCAAGAGTTCCTGATGGCCATGGAGCATGAAATGAAAGCGCTTCCCCTGGCTCCGTTGGCAAGCAAACGTTTCCAGGACACCATCGTGACTCAAGTTGAAAAATTAAAGAACTGGGGTGGTAAAGTGATCTTTGGGGGGACTGCTCCTCAAGGGCCTGGAGCTTACTATCCGGCTTCGATGGTCTTATTTGAGAAAAATAATTCCGAAGTTCATCATGAAGAAGTCTTTGGGCCCGTGGCCTTAGTGTTTGTGGCTAAAGATGCTGAAGAGGCTTTGCAAATCGCAAACTCATCTCCCTTTGGTTTGGGCGGTGGAATCTTTACCCGTGACTTACAAAAGGGCAAAGAGCTGGTCGAAAAAGAAATGGAAGCGGGGTTTGTCGTGGTGAACGATTTTGTTAAATCTGATCCACGCGTTCCATTTGGTGGTGTTAAGGAATCAGGTTACGGTCGAGAGCTAGGCCATTTCGGCATCATGGAATTTGTAAATATCAAGACAGTTGGTGTGGGAGCAGTTGGGTGA
- the tilS gene encoding tRNA lysidine(34) synthetase TilS produces MKRLTGNARPKLDLDHQVWKLIKKFDLQDKKILVALSGGADSVATVAVLAKIMNPEQLGACYFHHGEDKNQEYRKEAQIFCEKLCKKLNVPFFALKSKTLAKSEAQYRDQRYEAFARLQKTEGFEVLATGHHADDLLETRLMRIVRGTGAQGLIAMSYYGGGVFRPFLETPKSELRKYLRAEKLRAFEDPSNAILDPFRNWVREDWLKSLEKRQKGAVNSLARSLETLAQELHSLEHKPGTDLLSQNEANKSHGLDGLSRAFYLTLTPFEQRRLLAQYLFSLGKRDFSQSQLEEIQKRLDKSQKVISFKVSGCHWEINAEQIKVES; encoded by the coding sequence GTGAAGCGATTGACCGGAAATGCGCGCCCCAAGCTGGATTTAGATCATCAGGTTTGGAAGTTGATTAAAAAATTTGATTTGCAGGATAAAAAGATTCTGGTGGCCTTGTCGGGCGGGGCGGACTCGGTTGCAACTGTGGCGGTGCTTGCAAAAATCATGAACCCCGAACAATTGGGTGCTTGTTATTTTCACCACGGCGAAGATAAAAACCAAGAATATCGCAAAGAGGCTCAGATTTTCTGTGAAAAGCTTTGTAAGAAACTGAATGTGCCTTTCTTTGCACTGAAATCCAAAACTCTGGCCAAATCAGAAGCTCAGTACCGCGACCAGCGTTATGAAGCTTTCGCGCGCCTGCAGAAAACCGAAGGTTTTGAAGTTCTGGCGACAGGCCATCATGCGGATGACCTCTTAGAGACTCGCCTGATGAGGATTGTACGCGGAACGGGTGCGCAAGGTTTGATCGCGATGTCGTACTATGGCGGTGGGGTGTTTCGTCCCTTTTTAGAAACTCCCAAGTCGGAACTTCGTAAGTATTTGCGTGCTGAAAAACTGCGCGCTTTTGAAGATCCCTCGAATGCGATCCTGGACCCTTTTAGAAATTGGGTCCGTGAAGACTGGCTAAAGTCCCTAGAGAAGCGACAAAAAGGAGCAGTAAATAGTCTGGCTCGCTCTCTAGAAACCCTGGCCCAAGAGCTTCATTCGTTGGAGCACAAACCGGGAACTGATTTGCTGAGTCAAAATGAGGCTAATAAGTCACATGGCTTGGATGGACTTTCTCGAGCTTTTTATCTGACTCTGACGCCGTTTGAGCAGAGACGATTGCTCGCTCAATACCTTTTTTCCCTCGGAAAACGAGATTTCTCTCAATCTCAGCTCGAAGAAATACAAAAGCGTCTAGACAAATCTCAAAAAGTGATCAGCTTTAAGGTCAGTGGCTGTCATTGGGAAATTAACGCAGAGCAAATCAAGGTCGAGTCCTGA